DNA from Thermoanaerobaculia bacterium:
CAGGCCTCGGCGGGCTATCCGGGGGACGCCGATCTCAAGCGCGAAATGGGCGAGGCGGCCGCGAAGGTGGAAGAGATCTCGCCGGCCGTGAAGCTCTTCAACGACGGCGACTACGATTCGGCGCTGCCGATCCTGTGGCGCCTCTACCAGGCGGATCACCAGAACGCGGACGTGAAGAGCTATCTCGTCCGCTGCTACTACAACCAGGGCGTGATCGCGCTGCAGAACAATCTCTACGACAAGGCCGCGAAGGCGTTCGACGACGCCCTCGGGGTCAATCCGGACGATGCGCTGTCGAAACGGCAGAAGGCGTTCGCGCAGCGGTACGTCGGCAAGCCCGCGGATCTCCTCGCCCGCGTCTATCTGAAGTACCTGCGCCCGCGGCCGTGAAACGCCGCGACCCCGACGAACCGGAGCTTTGGAGCGGCGAATCGCCGGAGATCGACGCGGGTCTGTCGGAAGAGCCGGACGACCCGCTCGGCCGGGTGCTGATCCGGCACCCGCCCGCGCTCTTCCCCGAGCCGGAGCCCGCCCGCGGGACGCCGGAGGAAGCGCCGGCGGAGACCGTGTCGCTCTTCGACGACGCCGGGCCGGCGGCTTCCGTTCCCGGGGAGGAGGCGCCCCGCGCGGCGCCCGCCGCTCCGCGCCTGACGGCGTTCCTCGCCGACGCTTCGCTCTGCGGAATCGTGGCCGCGGCGAGCTTTCTCGGCGCGGCCGCGCTCGTCCGCCGCTCTCCGTCGGTCGAGGGATGGCTCTGGTGCGGTCTCTTCGCGCTCCTCGTCTCGTTCTTCCTGGTCGTTCCGACGCTCGCGCTGTTCGGGCGCACGCCGGGAATGGCGCTCGCGGACCTGACCGCCGACGACCCTTCCGGCGAGAAGCCGGAGTTCGCGGCCTCGCTCGTCCGATGGGGGGCGACCGCGCTCACCGCGGTGCTGGCCGGGCTTCCGCTCGCCACGATGCTCTTCGACCGCCGCCGGCGGACGCCGGCGGACCTGCTCTCGGGCCGCCCCCTCCTCTCGGCGCGGGAGCCGGTCGCCTGAAGGCCGCGGACGCGTCCCGGTACGGCTGGAAAGAGATCCCCGGCTCGTCCCACGACCGTCTCCGGCGGGCGCTCCTCGCCCTTCCCCCGGGCGGGTCCCTCCTCGACCTGGGCGCGGGAGCGGGACACCTGGGGCGGGAGATCGCGGGCCATTTCGTGCACGTCGCGGGGGTCGAGCCGGACGCCGCGGTCCGGCCGCCGCTCGGCGCCTACGACGAGTGGGTGAGCGACTCGGTCGCCAACGTCGAGAGCTGGAGCCGGACGTTCGACGTCGTCGTCTGCGCCGACGTGCTGGAGCACCTCGAGGATCCCGCCGCGGTCCTCGCGCGCGTGCGCCGGTGGCTCTCTCCCCGGGGAGCGCTCTTCGTCTCGCTCCCGAACGTCGCCAACGTCGCGATCCGCCTCGCGCTCCTCGCGGGACGGTTCGAGTACGCGGAAGCGGGAATCCTCGACCGGACCCACCTGCGGTTCTTCACGCGCCGGTCCGCCCGGCGGCTCGTCGAGAACGCCGGCTTCCGGATCCGGCGCCTGCACCCGACCCCGATTCCCGCCGAGCTCGCGATCCCCGTTCTCCGGCGCGCTCCGTTGCGCGCGCCGGCGCGCGCTCTCTTCTCGGCGGCCGCTTCCCTGTGGCCCACGCTCTTCGGCTACCAGTTCGTCATCGAGGCCGAGCGGACCCCATGAACGTGTCCCTCGTCGTGCCGGCGTTCAACGAGGAACGAAGGCTCCCCGCGACCCTCGCGCGCATCGGGGAATACCTGCGCGGGGCCGGCGAATCGCAGTGGGAGA
Protein-coding regions in this window:
- a CDS encoding RDD family protein, producing MKRRDPDEPELWSGESPEIDAGLSEEPDDPLGRVLIRHPPALFPEPEPARGTPEEAPAETVSLFDDAGPAASVPGEEAPRAAPAAPRLTAFLADASLCGIVAAASFLGAAALVRRSPSVEGWLWCGLFALLVSFFLVVPTLALFGRTPGMALADLTADDPSGEKPEFAASLVRWGATALTAVLAGLPLATMLFDRRRRTPADLLSGRPLLSAREPVA
- a CDS encoding class I SAM-dependent methyltransferase, with product MPGSSHDRLRRALLALPPGGSLLDLGAGAGHLGREIAGHFVHVAGVEPDAAVRPPLGAYDEWVSDSVANVESWSRTFDVVVCADVLEHLEDPAAVLARVRRWLSPRGALFVSLPNVANVAIRLALLAGRFEYAEAGILDRTHLRFFTRRSARRLVENAGFRIRRLHPTPIPAELAIPVLRRAPLRAPARALFSAAASLWPTLFGYQFVIEAERTP